From Candidatus Manganitrophus morganii, the proteins below share one genomic window:
- a CDS encoding VCBS repeat-containing protein has translation MRLTRESFFVGGVICFSMWIGLSGCQRPENQRPANPLPPVELVWSTTGENATFSRYGSALATGDVNNDGFPDLLVAANSFNTGRADAGKVYLHLGTASGLSETPAWSSSGDNIEGAYFGASLALADLNGDGFADAVIGASNYRKGERGAFTGRVYVYPGSAAGLSDQPIWALSGDEQTGAFFGASVASAGDVNGDGFTDLLVGASGYADKDLSVGKAYLYMGGAKGPSQKPAWTAMGDHAPGSGYGLIVKGAGDINHDHYDDILVAAPRLTGKVFLYQGSSRGPSEFPVWSSSGDNQGGAAFGLGIAPLDVNGDRFRDLAIGAYFQDTPGHTDAGKAFLFFGSAFGMSKKPDWSASGENLIDAKYATSITALGDINHDGYDDLLIGSKQKENDQIQSGKVFLYLGGPKGFGEKAAWTTDGENQQQALFGEAAAPIRSKAFNGFVVSAPTYSAAEDLERTGKIYLYRVQSAKSFP, from the coding sequence TTGCGGTTGACCAGAGAATCGTTCTTCGTGGGGGGTGTCATCTGTTTTTCCATGTGGATCGGCCTCAGCGGCTGTCAGAGACCGGAAAATCAGCGGCCGGCCAATCCGCTTCCGCCGGTCGAGCTGGTTTGGAGCACCACCGGGGAGAATGCCACCTTCTCCCGATACGGCTCGGCGCTGGCGACGGGAGATGTCAACAATGACGGCTTCCCCGATCTTCTGGTGGCGGCCAACTCCTTCAATACCGGCCGGGCCGATGCGGGGAAGGTCTACCTGCATCTGGGGACCGCTTCGGGGCTGTCCGAAACGCCGGCCTGGAGCAGCAGCGGCGACAATATCGAAGGGGCCTATTTCGGCGCCTCGCTCGCGTTGGCCGATCTGAACGGGGACGGTTTTGCCGATGCCGTCATCGGAGCAAGCAATTACCGCAAGGGGGAGAGGGGGGCCTTCACCGGACGGGTCTATGTTTATCCCGGAAGCGCTGCGGGGCTTTCGGATCAGCCGATCTGGGCCTTATCGGGCGATGAGCAGACGGGGGCTTTCTTCGGGGCTTCGGTCGCCTCGGCCGGAGATGTGAACGGAGACGGCTTTACCGATCTCCTGGTCGGGGCAAGCGGTTATGCCGACAAAGATCTCTCGGTCGGAAAGGCCTATCTTTACATGGGGGGCGCGAAGGGGCCGTCCCAAAAGCCGGCCTGGACCGCGATGGGGGACCATGCCCCCGGCTCCGGGTACGGTCTTATCGTCAAAGGGGCGGGGGATATCAATCACGATCATTATGACGACATCCTTGTCGCCGCCCCCCGCCTTACCGGAAAGGTCTTCCTCTATCAGGGCTCTTCGCGGGGTCCGTCCGAATTTCCGGTCTGGAGCTCCTCCGGCGACAACCAGGGGGGGGCGGCATTCGGTCTCGGGATCGCGCCGCTCGATGTGAATGGGGACCGCTTTCGCGATCTGGCGATCGGCGCTTATTTCCAGGACACACCCGGCCATACCGATGCCGGAAAAGCATTCCTCTTTTTCGGATCGGCGTTCGGGATGTCGAAGAAGCCGGACTGGAGCGCTTCCGGAGAAAACCTGATCGATGCCAAATATGCGACAAGCATCACGGCGCTCGGCGACATCAATCACGACGGCTACGACGATCTCCTCATCGGCTCGAAGCAGAAAGAGAATGACCAGATCCAATCGGGCAAGGTCTTTCTCTATCTTGGCGGCCCCAAAGGCTTCGGAGAAAAAGCGGCCTGGACCACCGACGGTGAAAATCAACAGCAGGCCCTCTTCGGCGAGGCGGCGGCCCCGATTCGATCGAAAGCGTTCAACGGGTTTGTCGTCAGCGCGCCGACCTATTCCGCGGCGGAAGATCTGGAGCGGACGGGGAAGATTTATCTCTATCGCGTCCAATCCGCCAAGTCCTTTCCTTAA
- a CDS encoding right-handed parallel beta-helix repeat-containing protein: MIADGHAVEIDRDIGSEGLGLKMLRVGTHNGSAARLFFDGRSRSQAVTLRFASRGKDRGVDAFGIHFWGSIQLEGTLEHPLVIEPVVQDGSAVTFIQKDPNSSRVDLILRDVILRRAGDEQSAGIDVRGASRSGERVIIEGNRFEGSGSIQLAGADGGGATISLSRNEAVDHRGSFVQFRAARNLLIDRNRITLVAFPAGAPGQAVIDGIQGDGVGNGIRIEGNTILSTIDAESATHPRRYAIWLNGFPDSVVAGNRVAAQGVSYGFEEGVTILGGAGRGANIRIDRNNIIGTVHGVGIHTVRTDNSGIEVTRNRIFDNRNEHIFISEGHQIRIVNNLLYGTLHSGQAGILLYNTDQVEIVHNTLNGTPSVSTAGIAIGNQGIGVSHGVVVKNNILTRWNKAIQNRPAGNTFREVAYNLFFENVKNYDLEPIDGAGAGDVLGDPKYVDRSSSDYHLQTGSAAIDRADPAGAPAEDINGQARPAGAGFDIGADEYREPASADLAATVGATPERVIVGGRLTYVVTVTNHGPAMANEVAATVTLPSEIALLSIQTDRGSCDPGGICSLGELESAEQAVITVETTAVAAGFLNATARVAGRETDPDAGNNTASAEAAAVPGDGGGGGPPIPSPSPPSPPPSDSTGSPRYGFGCGAVQPASGNRGFRRSDLGDLLLLAWPLFFLLFRRLKRLFSLLLRNAVWVGGLLLILLPLEAGGATITSAGNGSWSSASTWVGGRVPGDGDEVIIADGHTVRIDRNVGTSAQGLRMLRVGTRNGSTAVLKYDGAAAARGYTIVFGSTGKVEGQDAFGIRFFGTVDLQGSAAKPLVLEPRFKDGRAITFIRKEGASTEVDLTLRGLTFRFLGDGERAGIDASNGARIAISDNTFEQSGFIQLAGANGTAGAVLVSGNTATGQKGSFVQFRAARGIDILQNQVTIASFPAGAPGQAMIDSIEGDEIGTDILIEGNTLISTIDAENPTRRLFGIWLSGVTDSIIRGNRISAQGVAYGYEEGISILGEGNNARDNRVEGNIISNTIHGIGIHTGRSGNPGIILTRNEIFNNRNEHIFISDGYQIEIVNNIMYGPLHSGQAGILLYNTDQAKVVNNTLDGTPEVSTAGIAIGNAGIATSFNVVIKNNILTRWNKAIQNRNSGNSFSEVGYNLFFENVNDIDDLASNAGSQIPSDRTGDLFTSPGYVDAASRKYHLLAGSSAIDRAAAPNAPEVDFDGQARPFGEGIDIGADEASSDAPIPPSSCSGSGCGGEDGSGNPTASSEGENSGGFGCGAIQSRAPRKTFDRSHLGDLLLLLVPFFYFLFMRSAAHPVRRRGT, translated from the coding sequence GTGATTGCCGACGGCCATGCCGTCGAGATTGATCGGGACATCGGGAGCGAGGGGCTCGGATTGAAAATGCTCCGCGTCGGAACCCACAACGGCTCGGCGGCGCGGCTCTTCTTTGACGGGCGCAGCCGTTCCCAAGCGGTGACCCTTCGATTCGCGAGCCGCGGAAAAGACCGGGGAGTCGATGCCTTCGGCATTCACTTTTGGGGGAGCATTCAACTGGAGGGAACCCTTGAGCATCCTCTGGTGATCGAGCCGGTGGTCCAGGACGGGAGTGCGGTGACGTTCATTCAAAAAGACCCAAACAGCAGCCGCGTCGATCTGATCCTTCGCGACGTGATCCTTCGGCGGGCCGGCGATGAGCAAAGCGCCGGGATCGACGTCCGGGGGGCAAGCCGCTCCGGGGAGCGGGTGATCATCGAGGGAAATCGATTCGAGGGATCGGGTTCGATTCAACTCGCCGGCGCCGACGGCGGCGGCGCGACGATCTCCCTGAGCCGGAATGAGGCGGTCGATCATCGGGGATCGTTCGTCCAATTTCGGGCCGCGCGAAATCTGCTGATCGATCGGAATCGGATCACCCTGGTTGCCTTCCCCGCCGGGGCGCCGGGACAGGCGGTCATCGACGGCATCCAGGGAGACGGGGTCGGAAATGGGATTCGGATCGAGGGGAACACGATCCTCAGTACGATCGATGCTGAAAGCGCGACCCACCCGCGCCGCTACGCGATCTGGCTCAATGGTTTCCCGGACTCTGTCGTGGCCGGCAACCGGGTCGCCGCCCAGGGGGTCTCCTATGGGTTTGAAGAGGGGGTCACTATTTTGGGCGGGGCCGGGAGGGGAGCGAACATCCGGATCGATCGAAACAACATTATCGGCACAGTTCACGGCGTCGGCATTCATACCGTCCGGACCGACAACAGCGGCATCGAAGTGACCCGGAACCGGATCTTCGACAACCGCAACGAGCATATCTTCATCTCGGAGGGGCATCAGATCCGGATCGTCAACAACCTCCTCTACGGAACGCTTCATAGCGGCCAGGCCGGCATCCTCCTCTACAACACCGATCAGGTCGAGATCGTCCACAACACGCTCAATGGGACCCCTTCGGTCTCCACCGCGGGAATCGCCATCGGAAATCAGGGAATCGGCGTTTCGCACGGCGTCGTCGTCAAGAACAACATCCTGACCCGTTGGAACAAAGCGATCCAGAACCGGCCGGCCGGGAACACCTTCCGGGAGGTGGCCTACAACCTCTTTTTCGAGAATGTGAAAAATTATGATCTCGAGCCGATCGACGGGGCGGGAGCCGGCGATGTTCTCGGCGATCCGAAGTATGTCGACCGCTCTTCTAGCGACTATCATCTCCAAACCGGCTCGGCGGCGATCGACCGGGCCGATCCGGCCGGCGCGCCGGCGGAGGATATCAACGGGCAGGCGCGCCCGGCCGGCGCCGGATTCGACATCGGCGCCGACGAGTACCGGGAGCCGGCATCTGCCGATTTGGCGGCGACGGTCGGCGCCACCCCCGAGCGGGTGATCGTCGGAGGGCGGCTGACCTATGTCGTCACCGTGACGAATCATGGCCCCGCCATGGCGAATGAAGTGGCGGCGACCGTCACCCTCCCTTCGGAGATCGCGCTCCTTTCCATTCAGACCGATCGAGGAAGCTGCGATCCGGGGGGGATCTGCTCTCTTGGGGAACTGGAGAGCGCCGAACAAGCGGTCATCACCGTCGAGACGACGGCCGTCGCGGCCGGCTTCCTCAACGCGACGGCTCGGGTCGCCGGACGGGAAACCGATCCCGACGCCGGCAACAACACCGCTTCGGCGGAAGCGGCGGCGGTTCCGGGCGACGGCGGCGGGGGAGGACCGCCCATTCCTTCCCCTTCTCCCCCTTCTCCTCCTCCTTCCGACTCGACCGGTTCGCCCCGATACGGATTCGGTTGCGGGGCGGTTCAGCCGGCTTCCGGCAACCGGGGTTTTCGCCGATCCGATCTGGGCGATCTCCTTCTCCTTGCATGGCCGCTGTTCTTCCTTCTTTTCAGAAGATTGAAAAGGTTGTTCTCTCTGCTCCTCCGGAATGCGGTATGGGTCGGAGGCCTTCTCCTGATTCTCCTTCCGCTCGAAGCGGGAGGGGCGACGATCACCTCGGCTGGTAACGGTTCCTGGTCGTCCGCATCGACGTGGGTGGGAGGCCGTGTGCCGGGGGACGGCGATGAGGTGATCATCGCCGACGGGCACACCGTCCGGATCGACCGGAACGTCGGCACGAGCGCTCAGGGATTGAGGATGCTCCGGGTCGGCACCCGCAACGGATCGACCGCGGTGTTGAAGTATGACGGCGCCGCGGCGGCGCGGGGGTACACGATCGTCTTCGGAAGCACCGGGAAGGTGGAGGGCCAGGACGCGTTCGGGATTCGATTTTTCGGAACGGTCGATCTGCAAGGATCGGCGGCGAAGCCGCTGGTTTTGGAGCCGAGATTCAAAGACGGCCGGGCAATCACCTTTATCCGCAAGGAGGGGGCGAGCACCGAGGTCGATCTGACGCTGCGCGGTCTCACCTTCCGATTTTTAGGGGATGGGGAGCGCGCCGGGATCGATGCCTCAAATGGGGCGCGGATCGCCATCAGCGACAACACGTTCGAGCAGTCGGGTTTCATCCAACTGGCCGGCGCGAATGGGACGGCCGGAGCGGTTTTGGTGAGCGGAAACACGGCGACCGGACAGAAGGGGTCGTTTGTGCAGTTCCGCGCCGCCCGCGGGATCGACATTCTCCAAAATCAGGTCACGATCGCCTCTTTTCCGGCCGGCGCGCCGGGCCAGGCGATGATCGACAGCATCGAAGGGGATGAGATCGGGACCGATATCCTGATCGAGGGGAACACCCTCATCAGCACGATCGATGCCGAGAACCCCACGCGGCGCCTCTTCGGGATCTGGTTGTCCGGGGTGACCGACTCCATCATCCGTGGGAATCGGATCTCGGCCCAAGGGGTCGCCTATGGATATGAAGAGGGGATCTCGATTCTCGGAGAGGGAAACAATGCAAGGGATAATCGCGTAGAGGGAAACATCATTTCAAATACGATCCATGGGATCGGCATCCATACCGGCCGGTCGGGCAATCCGGGGATCATCCTTACCCGGAATGAGATTTTCAACAACCGGAACGAGCATATTTTTATCTCCGACGGTTATCAGATCGAAATCGTCAACAACATCATGTATGGACCGCTTCATTCGGGCCAGGCGGGGATTCTCCTCTACAACACCGATCAGGCGAAGGTGGTGAACAATACCCTGGATGGAACGCCGGAGGTCTCCACCGCCGGGATCGCCATCGGCAACGCGGGGATCGCGACCTCTTTTAATGTGGTTATCAAAAACAATATTTTGACCCGGTGGAACAAGGCGATTCAGAACAGAAACAGCGGCAACAGCTTCAGCGAGGTCGGCTACAATCTTTTCTTCGAGAATGTCAACGATATCGACGACCTGGCTTCCAACGCGGGCTCCCAAATCCCGAGCGATCGAACCGGCGATCTCTTCACCTCGCCGGGATATGTCGATGCCGCATCGCGAAAATATCACCTCCTGGCCGGATCGTCGGCGATCGATCGGGCCGCCGCCCCGAACGCGCCGGAGGTCGATTTCGACGGGCAGGCCCGGCCTTTCGGAGAGGGCATCGATATCGGCGCCGACGAAGCCTCTTCCGATGCGCCGATCCCCCCGTCTTCCTGTTCGGGATCGGGGTGCGGCGGGGAAGATGGAAGCGGCAACCCGACCGCCTCTTCCGAGGGGGAAAATTCGGGGGGATTCGGATGCGGGGCCATTCAGTCCCGCGCTCCGAGAAAAACGTTCGATCGATCCCATCTGGGTGACCTGCTTCTCCTTCTCGTCCCGTTCTTTTACTTTCTTTTCATGAGAAGCGCGGCTCATCCTGTCAGACGGAGGGGTACATAA
- a CDS encoding porin family protein, which produces MKKQPFWIFTMILLILPQLGWAQEDGRIENTFGIGPRAGYYKSKDADEGAWYGGVQSRFRFGEVIGLEVAADYRTEETFEVDAPGFDGEINVRSYPVTASLLVFLPILPHFSPYLVGGGGLYYTKIDYSESLEDLGFDDRTERPWGWHAGAGLEFPITETVALNADVRYIFMDSEFGDEGGTDLDEDSSVDSWAATAALMFYF; this is translated from the coding sequence ATGAAAAAGCAACCGTTCTGGATTTTCACAATGATCCTTTTGATTTTGCCCCAGCTCGGCTGGGCTCAGGAAGACGGGCGGATCGAGAACACCTTTGGAATCGGTCCTCGCGCCGGTTATTACAAGAGCAAAGATGCCGACGAGGGAGCATGGTATGGCGGTGTACAGAGCCGGTTTCGCTTCGGAGAGGTCATCGGCCTCGAGGTGGCGGCGGACTATCGAACGGAGGAAACGTTCGAGGTGGACGCACCCGGATTTGATGGAGAGATTAATGTACGCTCCTATCCGGTCACTGCATCGCTTCTTGTTTTTCTGCCGATCCTTCCCCATTTTTCTCCTTACCTGGTCGGGGGAGGAGGCTTGTACTACACCAAAATAGATTATTCAGAGAGTCTTGAGGATCTGGGGTTTGACGATCGGACCGAGCGGCCCTGGGGGTGGCATGCAGGGGCCGGGTTGGAATTCCCCATCACCGAGACGGTGGCGCTCAATGCCGATGTTCGATATATTTTCATGGATTCGGAATTCGGCGATGAGGGAGGCACCGATCTCGATGAAGACAGTTCGGTTGACAGTTGGGCGGCCACCGCGGCGCTGATGTTCTACTTCTAG
- the purU gene encoding formyltetrahydrofolate deformylase — protein MNQKQSPPSFWPPISDGYGDIGRLLISCPDRPGIVAAVSRFLFEQAANIIDSDQHSTDPTGGIFFMRVEFQLSGLEQRGPALERAFSRIAATFDMAWRLAYAGQVKRLAIFVSKAEHALFELLWHRRAGDLRAEIAMVLSNHPDLEQTVATWGIPFHYVPVDKSRKEEAERKQLALMEGKVDLVVLARYMQIITPGFIKHYPNQIINIHHSFLPAFVGADPYARAYERGVKLIGATAHYVTEALDAGPIIEQDVERVDHRKEVEDLRRIGRYVERTVLTRAVTWHVEDRVLVHGNKTIVFI, from the coding sequence ATGAACCAAAAACAATCCCCCCCTTCTTTCTGGCCGCCGATCTCGGACGGTTACGGCGACATCGGCCGGCTGTTGATCTCTTGCCCCGACCGGCCGGGGATCGTCGCCGCCGTCTCTCGCTTTCTCTTCGAGCAAGCGGCCAACATCATCGATTCCGATCAACACTCGACCGATCCGACCGGCGGGATCTTCTTTATGCGGGTGGAGTTTCAGCTTTCGGGGCTGGAGCAGCGCGGCCCGGCGTTGGAGCGGGCCTTCTCTCGGATCGCCGCCACATTCGATATGGCGTGGCGGCTCGCGTATGCGGGGCAGGTGAAGCGGTTGGCGATTTTTGTCTCAAAGGCGGAACACGCCCTCTTCGAGCTCCTCTGGCACCGGCGGGCGGGCGATCTGAGGGCCGAGATCGCGATGGTTCTCTCCAATCATCCCGACCTGGAGCAGACCGTAGCAACGTGGGGGATTCCGTTTCATTATGTCCCGGTCGATAAGAGCCGGAAAGAGGAGGCGGAGCGGAAGCAGCTTGCCTTGATGGAGGGAAAGGTCGATCTGGTGGTCCTCGCGCGCTACATGCAGATCATCACCCCCGGCTTCATCAAACATTATCCGAACCAGATCATCAACATCCATCACAGCTTCCTCCCCGCCTTCGTCGGCGCCGATCCCTACGCAAGGGCGTATGAGCGGGGGGTCAAGTTGATCGGCGCCACCGCCCACTACGTCACGGAGGCGCTGGACGCCGGCCCGATCATCGAGCAAGATGTCGAACGGGTCGATCACCGCAAGGAGGTCGAAGATCTCCGGCGCATTGGCCGCTACGTCGAACGAACGGTGCTGACCCGCGCCGTCACCTGGCACGTCGAAGACCGGGTCCTTGTTCACGGAAACAAAACGATTGTCTTCATATAA
- a CDS encoding pentapeptide repeat-containing protein, with translation MSLKPINDNRDPLYRLLRESRIDEFNARKRKGEKMDLTDSDLGGLDLREVDLKGLDLSGSYFLQTDLRGVDLSQTNLEGASLNGAKVSGTYFPKELAAEEIALSLTHGTRLRYQSRRAPPPKRRLADILKRKPR, from the coding sequence TTGTCGCTAAAACCGATCAATGACAACCGAGATCCCCTCTATCGCCTCTTGCGTGAAAGCCGTATCGACGAGTTCAACGCAAGAAAACGCAAAGGAGAGAAGATGGATCTCACCGATTCCGACCTCGGCGGGCTTGACCTGCGCGAGGTCGATCTAAAAGGGCTCGATCTCAGCGGCAGCTATTTTCTCCAGACCGATCTTCGCGGCGTCGATTTATCCCAAACCAACCTGGAAGGAGCGAGCCTAAACGGGGCCAAGGTCTCCGGCACCTACTTTCCGAAGGAATTAGCCGCTGAAGAAATCGCCCTCTCCCTCACACATGGAACGCGTCTCCGGTATCAAAGCCGTCGGGCCCCGCCTCCCAAGCGTCGCCTCGCAGACATTCTAAAAAGAAAGCCGCGATAA
- a CDS encoding NAD(P)/FAD-dependent oxidoreductase, protein MNVSEQFDVIVIGGGAAGLMCALTAGQRGRRVLLLERADRVGKKILISGGGRCNFTNLHVEAGHYLSANPHFCKSALSRYGPADFIALVEKHGIPYHEKKLGQLFCDGKATAIVHLLLEECRLGGVQIRTNCSVGKIERQLIGPNRFTLQTSLGSYESQSLVIATGGLSIPKIGATDFGYRMATQFGLPVLPCRPGLVSLTLNPRDLEEIDGLSGTAADARVSCRDRTFREAILFTHHGLSGPAILQISNYWEPGDPVTINLFPDLDLTETIKQWQKERPKAELKNLIGERLTKRLAEQWLGVSGGNKPVGRYTPKEIAAIAARFQQWRIIPAGTGGYRLAEVTKGGVDTNALSSKSFEAKEVKGLYFIGEVVDVTGWLGGYNFQWAWASGHCAGGFV, encoded by the coding sequence ATGAATGTTTCGGAACAATTCGATGTCATCGTCATCGGCGGCGGCGCCGCGGGGCTGATGTGCGCCTTGACCGCGGGCCAACGGGGACGCCGGGTTCTGCTTTTGGAACGGGCCGACCGCGTCGGCAAGAAAATCTTGATCTCCGGCGGGGGACGCTGCAACTTCACCAACCTGCATGTGGAGGCGGGCCATTACCTCTCCGCCAACCCGCACTTCTGCAAATCGGCCCTCAGCCGCTACGGGCCGGCCGACTTTATCGCGCTGGTCGAGAAACATGGCATCCCCTATCACGAGAAAAAGTTAGGACAGCTCTTCTGCGACGGGAAAGCGACGGCGATCGTTCACCTGCTGCTGGAAGAGTGCCGCCTCGGCGGGGTGCAGATTCGGACGAACTGCTCGGTTGGGAAAATAGAACGGCAACTCATCGGACCCAATCGTTTTACCCTTCAAACCAGCCTCGGAAGCTACGAGAGCCAATCGCTGGTGATCGCCACGGGGGGGCTGTCGATCCCGAAGATCGGAGCAACCGACTTCGGATACCGGATGGCGACGCAGTTCGGCCTCCCCGTGTTACCCTGCCGGCCCGGCCTCGTCTCCTTGACCTTGAACCCCCGCGATTTGGAGGAGATCGACGGCCTCTCCGGAACCGCCGCGGATGCGCGGGTCTCCTGCCGCGACCGGACCTTTCGGGAGGCGATCCTTTTTACCCACCACGGATTAAGCGGCCCCGCCATTTTGCAAATTTCAAACTACTGGGAGCCGGGCGATCCGGTGACGATCAATCTTTTCCCCGATCTTGATCTGACCGAAACAATCAAACAGTGGCAGAAGGAGCGGCCGAAGGCGGAACTGAAAAACCTGATCGGCGAGCGGCTGACCAAACGCCTGGCCGAACAGTGGCTGGGAGTGTCGGGAGGAAACAAGCCGGTCGGCCGATACACGCCGAAAGAAATCGCGGCGATCGCCGCCCGCTTTCAGCAATGGCGGATCATCCCCGCCGGAACCGGCGGCTATCGCCTGGCGGAGGTCACCAAGGGGGGGGTCGATACCAACGCGCTCTCGTCCAAAAGTTTCGAGGCCAAAGAGGTGAAAGGGCTTTATTTTATCGGCGAGGTCGTCGATGTGACCGGCTGGCTGGGGGGGTATAATTTCCAGTGGGCCTGGGCCTCCGGACACTGCGCCGGAGGGTTCGTGTAA
- the arsC gene encoding arsenate reductase (glutaredoxin) (This arsenate reductase requires both glutathione and glutaredoxin to convert arsenate to arsenite, after which the efflux transporter formed by ArsA and ArsB can extrude the arsenite from the cell, providing resistance.), with protein sequence MNISIFHNPKCSKSRETLKLLNEEGIEPDIILYLQTPPTQKALSEILKKLGMEPKQLIRFKEPVAGELGIKASDKRSDAEWIKLMAENPILIERPIVITPQKAVLGRPPENVLELIGL encoded by the coding sequence ATGAACATCTCAATCTTTCACAACCCCAAATGCAGCAAGAGCCGCGAAACCCTTAAACTTCTCAATGAAGAAGGAATCGAGCCGGACATCATTCTCTACCTCCAAACCCCGCCGACGCAAAAAGCGCTTTCTGAGATTTTGAAAAAGTTGGGGATGGAGCCGAAGCAACTGATTCGCTTTAAAGAGCCGGTCGCGGGAGAATTGGGCATCAAGGCCTCAGACAAACGGTCGGATGCCGAGTGGATCAAGCTGATGGCGGAAAACCCGATCTTGATCGAACGGCCGATCGTCATTACCCCTCAAAAAGCGGTGCTCGGCCGCCCCCCGGAGAATGTTTTGGAGCTGATCGGTTTGTAA
- a CDS encoding DUF4139 domain-containing protein, with the protein MKTNLLLIIPTLALSAALLFTGPGGEAAGPREKPHEQASHADDQEALSVTVYNSNLGLVKETRRLTLPAGITELKFSDVAAQIMPQTVHITSLTDPAGLGVLEQNYEYDLLSPQKLLDKFVGKEINVLRDGVEIPITILSTHGGIVYRMGDRIFTDHPGKMIFPGLPENLLPNPTLVWRLENETTRPQKVEATYLTGGMTWRSDYVAILDKEDQKIDLTGWVTLDNKSGATFKNAKLKLVAGDVNRVLDRFETRDAPHALEMAAAKSAAAPFTEESFFEYHLYSLQRPTTLKDNQTKQVTLLTANQVPVKKRFLYYGAAHFYRTQYGTPISNQKVGVYVEIANKKENQLGMPLPKGTLRVYKADSDGSLQFIGEDRIDHTPKDETIKIKMGDAFDLVAERKQTEWKKIAWDTYEVAFEVALRNHKETSATIRVIEPIPGDWEILKTTHDYTKVEAHTVQFDVPVGKDKEVKLQYRVRVRF; encoded by the coding sequence ATGAAAACCAACCTGCTTTTGATCATCCCAACCCTGGCGCTGTCGGCCGCGCTCCTTTTTACCGGACCCGGCGGCGAAGCGGCCGGCCCTCGGGAGAAGCCGCACGAACAGGCGAGCCATGCCGACGACCAAGAGGCGCTCTCGGTGACCGTTTACAACAGCAATCTCGGCCTGGTGAAGGAGACCCGGCGCTTGACCCTCCCGGCCGGAATCACCGAGCTGAAGTTCTCCGACGTCGCGGCGCAGATCATGCCCCAGACGGTCCACATCACCTCGCTCACCGATCCGGCCGGACTCGGCGTGTTGGAGCAGAACTATGAATATGATCTCCTCTCGCCTCAGAAGCTGCTCGACAAGTTCGTCGGCAAGGAGATCAACGTCCTGCGCGACGGCGTCGAGATCCCGATCACGATCCTCAGCACCCACGGCGGCATCGTCTACCGGATGGGGGACCGGATCTTTACCGACCACCCCGGCAAGATGATCTTCCCCGGCCTTCCTGAAAATCTTCTCCCGAATCCGACCCTCGTCTGGAGATTGGAGAACGAAACCACCCGCCCCCAGAAGGTCGAAGCGACCTATCTCACCGGCGGGATGACCTGGAGGAGCGACTACGTCGCGATCCTCGACAAGGAAGATCAAAAGATCGATCTGACCGGCTGGGTGACCCTCGACAACAAAAGCGGGGCGACCTTCAAGAATGCCAAGCTGAAGTTGGTGGCGGGCGATGTGAACCGGGTTTTGGATCGGTTCGAGACGCGCGACGCCCCCCACGCGCTGGAAATGGCCGCCGCCAAATCGGCCGCCGCCCCCTTTACGGAGGAATCGTTCTTCGAATATCACCTCTACTCCCTCCAGCGCCCGACGACGCTGAAGGACAACCAGACCAAACAGGTCACGCTGCTGACCGCCAACCAGGTTCCGGTGAAGAAACGCTTCCTCTACTACGGGGCGGCGCATTTTTATCGGACGCAGTACGGCACCCCGATCTCGAATCAGAAGGTCGGCGTCTATGTGGAGATCGCCAACAAAAAAGAAAACCAGCTCGGCATGCCGCTCCCCAAGGGAACCCTTCGCGTCTACAAAGCCGACAGCGACGGAAGCCTCCAGTTTATCGGCGAAGACCGGATCGACCACACTCCCAAAGATGAAACGATCAAGATCAAAATGGGGGATGCCTTCGACCTCGTCGCCGAGCGGAAGCAGACCGAGTGGAAAAAGATCGCTTGGGATACGTACGAGGTCGCCTTCGAGGTCGCCCTTCGGAACCATAAAGAGACTTCCGCCACCATCCGCGTGATCGAGCCGATCCCCGGCGACTGGGAAATTTTGAAGACGACACATGACTATACGAAGGTGGAGGCCCACACCGTCCAGTTCGATGTGCCGGTGGGGAAGGACAAGGAGGTGAAGCTGCAGTACCGGGTACGGGTGCGGTTTTGA